TGGATCATTACTGAGTTCCCGAAAATCACAAATCAGTGTGGCAATGCGCACCGTTTATGTGCAAAACACCCGGAATAACACGTTTTAAAACAATGTAGCGATTGTAGTGCGCGCCGCATCGGTGCGCAGCAGCTTGCCAAAAAACGGCAACCGCACTGGCCGATTTCGTAATTGTGGGTAGCCGACTACAAAGCCTAGCATTCCCGGCGTCAATCATCCGTTTTCTGGAGTTCCGCCATGGCCGAAGTTTTTGCCAACATCAGCAAGGTCCGTTACGAAGGCCCTGAGTCTGACAACCTGTTTGCGTTTCGTCATTACAACCCGGATGAAGTCATCTTGGGCAAAACCATGGCGGAGCATCTGCGCATTGCCGTGTGTTACTGGCATACCTTCTGCTGGCCGGGTTCGGACGTATTCGGCCCCGGTGTGTTCGAGCGCCCATGGTTCAAGAGCGGCGACGCCATCAGCGTGGCACGCGGCAAGGCCGACGCCGCGTTCGAACTGTTCTCCAAGTTATCCGTACCGTTTTATACCTTCCACGACAACGATGTAGTCAGCGAAGGCAAATCGATCCGCGAATATGTGGAAAACCTCGCACACATGGTGGATTACCTGGAGCAAAAGCAGTCTGAAACCGGCGTGAAGCTGCTGTGGGGTACGGCCAATGCATTCAGCAATCCACGCTATGCCGCCGGTGCTGCCACCAATCCGAATCCGGAAGTCTTCGCCTACGCTGCCACTCAAGTATTCAACGCCATGGGCGCAACGCATCGTCTGGGCGGCGCCAACTACGTGCTGTGGGGGGGTCGTGAAGGCTACGAAACATTGCTCAACACCGATCTGAAACGGGAGCGGGCACAACTGGGCCGCTTTATGCAGATGGTGGTAGAGCACAAATACAAGCTGGGTTTTGGCGGCACCATCCTGATCGAACCCAAGCCGCAAGAACCGACCAAACATCAGTACGACTACGATACCGCTACCGTGTATGGCTTTCTCAAGGACTTCGGCCTGGAGAAAGAAATCAAGGTCAACATCGAAGCCAACCACGCCACGCTGGCAGGCCATTCATTCCAGCACGAGATTGCCACGGCAGTGTCGCTGGGTGTGATGGGTTCCATCGATGCCAACCGTGGCGATCCGCAAAACGGCTGGGATACCGACCAGTTCCCTAACAGCGTTGAAGAAATCACCCTGGCTATTTACGAGATT
This genomic interval from Silvimonas soli contains the following:
- the xylA gene encoding xylose isomerase; translated protein: MAEVFANISKVRYEGPESDNLFAFRHYNPDEVILGKTMAEHLRIAVCYWHTFCWPGSDVFGPGVFERPWFKSGDAISVARGKADAAFELFSKLSVPFYTFHDNDVVSEGKSIREYVENLAHMVDYLEQKQSETGVKLLWGTANAFSNPRYAAGAATNPNPEVFAYAATQVFNAMGATHRLGGANYVLWGGREGYETLLNTDLKRERAQLGRFMQMVVEHKYKLGFGGTILIEPKPQEPTKHQYDYDTATVYGFLKDFGLEKEIKVNIEANHATLAGHSFQHEIATAVSLGVMGSIDANRGDPQNGWDTDQFPNSVEEITLAIYEILKGGGFKNGGFNFDAKVRRQSSDLDDLFLGHIGGMDVLALGLKRAAKMIENDKLAQFKAQRYAGWDGEFGRGVLAGEKTLADVAQWAVAQNIDPKHVSGRQEHLENVVNRYIYG